In Mustelus asterias chromosome 30, sMusAst1.hap1.1, whole genome shotgun sequence, a genomic segment contains:
- the LOC144480652 gene encoding uncharacterized protein LOC144480652, whose product MLSLYTGGSGQEVNVTRPSVLLESGNYRSSGFLSFPQSEKSPNITCKAFHDNRNYSVNIPPTAEIGKPKCPTGRNDPLTESTDTENDRLRVNFLSLTVMGLRILFFKSIVFNVMMTARVWLF is encoded by the exons ATGCTCTCCCTGTACACGGGAGGATCGGGCCAGGAGGTCAATGTGACAAGACCCAGTGTCCTATTGGAGAGCGGGAATTACAGGAGCTCGGgttttctctctttcccccaaTCCGAGAAATCGCCAAACATCACGTGCAAGGCATTTCACGATAATCGAAATTACTCAGTAAACATCCCGCCCACAGCTGAAATtg GTAAACCTAAATGCCCTACAGGTCGAAATGATCCCTTGACAGAATCAACTGACACGGAAAACG ATCGACTGAGGGTGAACTTTCTGTCTTTGACGGTGATGGGGCTAAGAATTTTGTTTTTCAAGAGCATTGTCTTCAATGTCATGATGACGGCCAGGGTGTGGCTATTTTGA